A single window of Ferrimonas balearica DSM 9799 DNA harbors:
- the fdx gene encoding ISC system 2Fe-2S type ferredoxin, which yields MPKLVFLPHQELCPNGLEVEAQAGETILDVALKNGIHIEHACEKSCACTTCHCVVREGFDSLEESDELEDDMLDKAWGLEPESRLSCQARVADEDLVVEIPRYTINQVSENH from the coding sequence ATGCCGAAACTCGTCTTTTTACCCCACCAGGAACTGTGTCCTAACGGCTTGGAAGTGGAAGCCCAGGCCGGTGAAACCATTCTGGATGTGGCACTGAAAAATGGCATCCACATTGAGCACGCCTGCGAGAAGTCCTGCGCTTGCACCACCTGCCACTGCGTTGTGCGTGAAGGCTTTGATTCGCTGGAAGAGAGCGACGAGCTGGAAGACGACATGCTGGACAAAGCCTGGGGTCTTGAGCCGGAGTCCCGTCTCTCTTGCCAGGCGCGTGTCGCGGATGAGGATCTGGTGGTTGAGATCCCGCGCTACACCATCAACCAGGTATCTGAAAACCACTAA
- the hscA gene encoding Fe-S protein assembly chaperone HscA translates to MALLQIAEPGQSAAPHQHKLAVGIDLGTTNSLVAAVRSGQADTLPDAEGRHRMPSVVRYLEQGLSTGFEAQAQAVNDPHNTIISVKRFLGRSLADVQGRYPKLPYQLAASDNGLPLFETRQGRVNPIQVSAEVLRPLIQRAEETLGGDLTGAVITVPAYFDDAQRQGTKDAAELIGVKVLRLLNEPTAAAIAYGLDSGQEGVIAVYDLGGGTFDISILRLNKGVFEVMATGGDSALGGDDFDHLLADELARRAGIDIDSAGLQRAVLVEACRIKEALTDNDSVTAQLGEWQGEITRADFDALIEPLIKQTLLACRRCLKDAGVDKDEVLEVVMVGGSTRVPRVRSAVGEFYGREPLTSIDPDRVVAIGAAVQADILAGNKPDSDMLLLDVLPLSLGLETMGGLTEKVVPRNTTIPVARAQEFTTFKDGQTAMAIHVVQGEREMVDDCRSLARFVLQGIPPMAAGTAVIRVTFQVDADGLLSVTAMEKTSGVQAAIEVKPSFGLSDGEVMQMLKDSMTHAKDDIVKRMLTEQRIEAGRVIESLGRGLAEDGDELLNAEERADLETRMSELTTLCEGTDGEAIKAAIEALDKASGDFAARRMDLAIRRALSGQSVDNV, encoded by the coding sequence ATGGCACTACTGCAAATCGCCGAGCCCGGCCAGAGCGCCGCGCCTCACCAGCATAAGCTGGCTGTAGGCATCGACCTCGGCACCACCAATTCTCTGGTCGCTGCGGTTCGCAGCGGTCAGGCCGATACCCTCCCGGACGCCGAAGGCCGTCATCGTATGCCTTCCGTGGTGCGTTATCTGGAGCAGGGGCTGAGCACTGGCTTCGAAGCCCAGGCTCAGGCGGTCAACGACCCCCACAACACCATCATCTCGGTAAAACGCTTCCTTGGCCGCTCTCTGGCGGACGTTCAGGGGCGTTACCCCAAACTGCCTTATCAACTGGCCGCGTCCGACAACGGCCTGCCGCTGTTTGAGACCCGCCAGGGCCGGGTCAACCCGATCCAGGTCTCTGCCGAGGTGCTGCGCCCGCTGATCCAGCGCGCGGAAGAGACCCTGGGTGGTGACCTGACCGGTGCGGTCATCACCGTGCCGGCCTACTTTGATGACGCCCAGCGTCAGGGCACCAAAGACGCCGCAGAACTGATCGGCGTTAAGGTGCTGCGCCTGCTGAACGAACCCACCGCCGCTGCCATCGCTTACGGCCTCGACTCCGGTCAGGAAGGCGTTATCGCGGTGTATGACCTCGGTGGTGGTACCTTCGACATCTCCATCCTGCGCCTGAACAAGGGCGTGTTTGAAGTGATGGCCACCGGCGGCGACTCCGCGCTTGGCGGCGATGACTTCGACCACCTGCTGGCCGACGAGCTGGCCCGCCGCGCCGGCATTGACATCGACAGCGCCGGCCTTCAGCGTGCGGTACTGGTGGAAGCCTGCCGCATCAAAGAAGCGTTGACCGACAACGACAGCGTGACCGCTCAACTGGGCGAATGGCAGGGTGAGATCACCCGCGCCGACTTCGACGCCCTGATTGAACCGCTGATCAAGCAGACGCTGCTCGCTTGCCGCCGCTGCCTGAAAGACGCCGGTGTCGATAAAGACGAAGTGCTGGAAGTGGTGATGGTGGGCGGTTCCACCCGCGTGCCCCGCGTTCGCAGTGCCGTCGGCGAATTCTATGGTCGTGAGCCCCTGACCAGCATCGACCCTGACCGCGTGGTCGCTATCGGTGCTGCGGTGCAGGCGGACATCCTGGCCGGCAACAAACCGGATTCCGACATGCTGCTGCTGGACGTGCTGCCGCTGTCCCTGGGTCTGGAAACCATGGGCGGCCTGACTGAGAAGGTGGTGCCGCGTAATACCACCATCCCGGTGGCCCGTGCCCAGGAGTTCACCACCTTTAAGGATGGCCAGACCGCGATGGCAATCCACGTGGTGCAGGGCGAGCGTGAGATGGTGGATGACTGCCGCTCACTGGCGCGCTTTGTGCTGCAGGGCATTCCGCCGATGGCGGCCGGTACCGCGGTGATCCGCGTGACCTTCCAGGTCGATGCCGATGGTCTGCTCAGCGTGACCGCGATGGAGAAAACCTCCGGCGTGCAGGCGGCCATCGAAGTGAAGCCCTCCTTCGGCCTCTCCGACGGCGAAGTGATGCAGATGCTGAAAGATTCCATGACCCACGCCAAGGATGACATCGTGAAGCGGATGCTGACCGAACAGCGCATCGAGGCGGGTCGCGTTATCGAGAGCCTGGGCCGTGGCCTGGCCGAAGACGGTGACGAACTGCTGAACGCCGAAGAGCGGGCTGATCTCGAAACCCGCATGAGCGAACTTACAACCCTGTGTGAGGGCACCGACGGTGAAGCCATCAAGGCCGCCATCGAGGCTCTGGACAAGGCCAGTGGCGATTTCGCCGCTCGCCGCATGGACCTGGCCATCCGCCGCGCGCTGTCGGGCCAGTCCGTGGATAACGTATAA
- the hscB gene encoding co-chaperone HscB: protein MNYFELFGLPLGFEIDGAALASRYRELQRAVHPDNFASAREQERLMAVQKTAEINDAFQTLKSPLGRAEYLLRLNGLELRGESTTIKDPMFLMEQLELREAMAELPDSADPESAAMDLADRLAGDRKAMFAEFQRQFAEQQWDGAADTVRKLKFIHKLEDELSLLEEQWAQ, encoded by the coding sequence ATGAACTACTTCGAACTCTTTGGCCTGCCTCTGGGTTTCGAAATTGACGGAGCCGCCCTGGCCAGCCGCTATCGCGAGCTGCAACGGGCGGTCCATCCTGACAATTTCGCTTCTGCCCGTGAGCAAGAACGCCTGATGGCGGTTCAGAAAACCGCCGAAATCAACGACGCCTTCCAAACTCTTAAATCGCCCCTTGGCCGTGCCGAATACCTGCTTCGCCTGAACGGGCTGGAGCTGCGCGGTGAGTCCACCACCATCAAGGACCCGATGTTCCTGATGGAGCAGCTGGAGCTGCGCGAAGCGATGGCGGAACTGCCCGACAGTGCCGACCCCGAAAGCGCTGCCATGGACCTGGCCGACCGCCTGGCTGGCGACCGCAAAGCGATGTTCGCTGAGTTCCAGCGTCAATTCGCAGAGCAGCAGTGGGATGGCGCCGCCGACACGGTGCGAAAACTCAAATTCATCCATAAACTGGAAGACGAGCTGTCCCTGCTGGAAGAGCAGTGGGCGCAGTGA